One window from the genome of Erwinia sorbitola encodes:
- a CDS encoding YeaH/YhbH family protein gives MAYFIDRRLNGKNKSAVNRQRFLRRYKSQIKQSISEAINKRSVTDVSSGESVSIPIEDINEPSFHQGRGGQRHRVHPGNDHFVQNDRVERPQGGGGGSGSGQGNAGKDGEGQDEFVFNISKDEYLDLLFEDLALPNLKKNQHRQLNEYKNHRAGYTANGVPANISVVRSLQNSLARRTAMTAGKRRMLAELEAALLLVEKSEPVQLLEEDRLRKEIEELRARIKRVPFIDTFDLRYKNFEKRPEPSSQAVMFCLMDVSGSMDQATKDMAKRFYILLYLFLSRTYKNVDVVYIRHHTQAKEVDEQEFFYSQETGGTIVSSALKLMDEVVKERYDPAQWNIYAAQASDGDNWADDSPLCHEILAKNILPVVRYYSYIEITRRAHQTLWREYEHLQSTFDNFAIQHIREPEDIYPVFRALFHKQAEENY, from the coding sequence ATGGCCTATTTTATCGATCGGCGTCTTAACGGGAAGAACAAGAGCGCGGTTAATCGCCAGCGCTTTTTGCGCCGCTATAAATCGCAAATCAAACAGTCGATCTCCGAGGCCATCAATAAGCGTTCGGTTACCGACGTGAGCAGCGGGGAATCCGTCTCTATTCCGATTGAAGATATTAACGAACCGAGTTTTCATCAGGGACGCGGTGGTCAGCGCCATCGTGTTCACCCGGGCAACGACCATTTTGTGCAGAATGACCGGGTAGAACGCCCTCAGGGCGGCGGCGGTGGCAGCGGAAGCGGTCAGGGCAACGCCGGTAAGGATGGCGAAGGCCAGGATGAGTTCGTGTTCAACATCTCTAAAGATGAATATCTCGATCTGCTGTTTGAAGATCTTGCGCTGCCTAATCTGAAAAAAAATCAGCACCGGCAGCTGAATGAGTACAAAAACCACCGCGCAGGCTACACCGCTAACGGGGTACCGGCCAATATCAGCGTAGTGCGATCGTTGCAAAACTCACTGGCGCGGCGAACCGCGATGACTGCGGGTAAACGGCGTATGCTGGCGGAACTGGAAGCGGCGCTTTTGCTGGTGGAAAAAAGCGAGCCGGTTCAGCTACTGGAAGAGGATCGGCTGCGTAAAGAGATTGAAGAGCTGCGTGCACGCATCAAGCGCGTACCCTTTATCGATACTTTTGACCTGCGTTACAAAAACTTTGAGAAACGCCCGGAACCTTCAAGTCAGGCAGTCATGTTCTGTCTGATGGATGTGTCTGGCTCAATGGATCAGGCCACCAAAGATATGGCCAAACGTTTTTATATTCTGCTGTATCTGTTCCTCAGCCGTACCTATAAAAACGTTGATGTGGTCTATATCCGTCACCATACACAGGCAAAAGAGGTTGATGAGCAGGAGTTCTTCTATTCGCAGGAGACCGGCGGAACCATCGTTTCCAGTGCGCTGAAGCTGATGGACGAAGTGGTTAAAGAGCGCTACGACCCTGCACAGTGGAATATTTATGCTGCACAGGCCTCCGATGGCGACAACTGGGCTGATGACTCACCGCTGTGTCACGAGATCCTGGCTAAAAATATTCTGCCGGTGGTGCGCTACTACAGCTACATCGAAATTACCCGGCGTGCTCATCAGACGCTGTGGCGTGAATATGAACATCTGCAATCCACATTTGATAACTTTGCTATCCAGCATATCCGTGAACCGGAAGATATTTATCCGGTGTTCCGCGCCCTGTTTCACAAACAGGCAGAAGAGAATTACTGA